AATGCTTCACTATTTGCATTTGGTATGACATgggttagtccatgtgatagaagaCCTTATATACATCTCAATACCTAAATTTtagtcctcttttttttttttttttttttgctaacgatgggtatccaagcctttggcctAACTAATTCCGCGAGCTCATACAGACTTCACAatcgcatggaccgggtcataccagggttgaatgagaatcattcaattttcactgaaagtagtgaagaacactaaacacccccatgtaaGTGGCCCCAAGAAGGTAAAAGGAGTCAAACTTAAAACCACACGTTTCCTGAGGCGAAGTTGTTCAAACTCTTATTCAAAATTAGTAAGGAAAATTGTTCAAGCtcttattcaaaattttagtatgccatcaaatggagatgaACATAAAATACAATGgcattttttttgtaattccaGCCATCTCTTCTACTCATGGACAAACCCATATGACAAATAATGAAGGGTTATACTTCACTAAGCATAGTGTTTGGAAAGAGAACCCTATTACTAATCCCACAACAATTAGTACCTGTGGACTAATACCACGTTGAATGAGAAATCTCTTTCCTTATATACCTGTGGACACCATTCTCTCATTAGATCGATCATTTGAGATGAAAATTTACATTTATTTAGTCCTCTAAGCTCTCAGAAGAATGGTTGAACTGGTGATCACATCATGGTCACTAGCCACTAGCCACTAGCCAGtgatatttattttgataagtacttgaaagttgaaaccattTGTGGACAGCTGTTAATGGACCATCGACTTCCCCGGCAGCGACGGAATCTCCGGTGGGTTCTCCAACAAGTAGTGTTCCAAAGGAATCCTCAAATGGAAATACAGATTCTACTAGTACTACTCCAGTATCATCATACACTCCTTCAGGTATAGGAAATACACAATGTGCTtagagaatattttttctttcccctttcaaTTTAGGAGATACCAAATATGATTAAAAGTTGATGGATTGGATGCAGGAACTGGATCAAAGGCGGAGCCATCAACGGGGGAAGAGGCATCTGAGGGAGCTAGAATTAGCAAATCACCACTTCATCTTGTTGTCTTGCTTCTGATAATGGCTTCATTTGCTTGAACTCTCATTAGTTTTCCTTTGGTTCTAGAGACTTGTTTCTTTTTATAGGGTTCTTGATCCTGCTAGTGGCAGAGCGGTTGTATCATTTACCTGTTCTGTAACATTTTCTAGATAATTATCAGTTGCTTGATAAATGTGTTAATTTTGAAGTCGCTATGGAGTTTGGAAATCTTTTGTACCATTGGGCTAATGAATGATCATTTTAGTAGTGTTGgtgccaaaattgaattgagttTTCTGTAACGGTCTAATATGTTGCATTAATCCATGGCAAATGGCGCATTCTACAGATACAAGAGGGTAGGATTGTTATCCAGGTACTTGTCGGGGTAAaatggttctaagtatcggaATCGGATCGGccatatcgtattggtatcggctgagacccATACCTGACCGATTGGATCGATGATCAAtatcgttttaggggtaaaactGTAAAGAaactgactttttttttttttttaagtaaggGCAAAAGTAACCGATCTACATCAATTTGATCCAATCCAAATCGGTATCAGATTAGAATTGTTGATAACAACGATATCCAATACCTTAACTAAACTTAATGGGATCTgctacatggagatttcaaGCAAGGACGAGTAGagaatccatgtaaaaagattgacaggttatggctaattataataagtatcGATTGTGAACTTGACACACCGCTACAAATAGGCATAGGCTTATAATGATAGACTATAATAAGATACGGGTTGTTTACGTGATGTATCATATAgataaaaatttaattattttttatttttatcaaatagTTAGGATCTCGTATGCGGGGTTTGGCTAGGCTGGTGAAGTGGCCTTATGACCAATCGGTTCAGTTGAATTAGCTTACTTGAAATCAAATCCTGTTGTGATTGACCTTGATTCTAGATGTTCCATATCGGCTAATATACAGTTCTTGGGATCGAATCGTTGGGTTTTCATATATGagccgattctagggtttttgggacctATTCGACCCCGAAagtttaaaatccttgtttACGATCATTCCATGAGGTTAGCAAAACCCTAATTACCAAAATGCATCCATTGAACAATTTCAGAACCACTAATAGAGAGGTATTCTATATGTAAAATCCTTCATTccttgggtgaagagattttcacTATAGAAGCTAATAGATACATGTGCAGTTAATCCTTTATATTTCTACTGAGTTTGAAGATTTTTTGGCTCATTTCTCAAAGAAAATGTAGCTTCTCTGATTCATGGATAACTTGCTATTTTTTAGGGGAAGGTTCTATTTCAGGCTTTCAACTACTCTGCCGTGGAAACCAAGGAAGTCACTCAATTAAGTCAAACACATTGGCACATGTCTCGAGGCATTTCAAGTCGTTGGATTTGAGCTCCCACCTCTATTGCACATTAGAAAAGCCCCACTCTTGTATTAGAGCTATTAGTCCTTTCCCTCTTCAATCTACCAAATTCCCCtttttattaggaaaaaaaaaaaacttgattaGTTGATTCCTCTATAATTCATGTATATCTACACTGATTACTTACTGACCAATCAATTTGATTAATATATAAACTGCTAGCTCTACCTGCTAATCACCATACTTTGTAAGAAAtttttaagtaatttatataGTCATTACTAGAAAAATTTAGATTAATGtcacttttattttcctttgctTGCAACTAGATGGAAACCAAGGAAAGCAGCTTCAGTGTGGATTTTAAGCTTAGACCTGTCCAACTTAAGTATAATATCAGTTCACCGgccttttttatatatattaaagcTTTCTCTCAAGCTTTTGAATTCGAATACTATATACACTCACTTTCAGAATCTGAATTCCAAGATATAGCAATAGCACCTCCACAGATTAGGTATCAAAACTCTTTcagacaaagttttccttgacCGCACGGTGAACCTCACCTACCCCGCTTCCCCCCTCCTCTCTTCCCCATCGAATAGCCCTCAGGGCACGCAATGAACAGATTCGTGACCTTAGGGAAACTCGGTCCAACTCTTTCAACCTAAAGGCTACCTTCATTTAACAAGTCTCAGGTCAGAACCCATGAGATAATGTGGTAGTGAACTCCAGATAACCCTGGCTCATTTTTTCTGTAGAGGAAATTGCTCATCACAACCTATGGATTTAGGCAAACTCATGTGGAAAATGCCACACCATGGCCTCATTAAGATAAGTTTGAGTTTCTTAACAATCCACAAAATTTTGCCAATTGGCAAACTCCAATTGGATCTTATGACCAGGGGACATATGGGTCTACCGACTCTACCAATCTGATGCCATGAACAAAATCCTTGGCATGCACTGAAGAAATTGAATCTTTGGTACAAACCAGAGTCGATTTCTGTTTCACATCCATTTCTTTAGGAATATAGTAACACCACCCAGATGCTTCTTCCAAGGTATAAGAGAATAGTTAGCAGATCTGGACTTATCATTTATTCAACAGAGTAGTTCCAAGATATTCGAGTCCTGTCAGTGAAGGCCACAATACAGAGAGATTAGAAGGTGGGAGTAGTTCACCTGAAAAGTAGGCCAAGTTTGGCCACCAAAATAATATTACCTTCTCGTCTCTTTCTTCAAGATTCTTCCTTTATAAACCACACTAGCATTAACCACTAACCCCATTCTTCTCTTATTCTGCTCTTTCCATTCCCAAAGTCTCACTTATCCTCACATCTCAAACACATTCATTCCAAGCTACAACACCATCCACATCCAGTGTGTCCAACCAAGTCTATTGAAATGGCAAGAAGAGCCATGGAGATCATGGGTTTGGTAGCAGTTCTCATGGCCATGCTCTGGGCAGGAGCCTCAGCTCAATCCAGTTGCACAAATGCACTTGTAAGCATGTCTCCATGTCTCAACTACATTACAGGGAACACATCAACTCCATCGTCCTCCTGCTGCTCCCAGCTTGCCAGTGTTGTGTCGTCACAGCCACAGTGCCTGTGCCAGGTCCTCAATGGTGGAGGATCTTCGTTGGGGATCAACATCAACCAAACCCAGGCACTGGCACTCCCTGATGCTTGCAATGTTCAAACTCCACCAGTTAGTAAGTGCAATGGTAAGTGAAAAAACCTAATTGTCCTGATATATATGCAAACCCAACAAAACTGAGGAACTCTTGTACTAGTCCTCTAAGCTCACTCAGTCCAATACTCCTCTATCCTTGAAACTTGAGATGCCTCAGGTTATTAGAAAAAATCAAGGTTATTTACATTAAAGCAGCATAAACAGTACTCAGGATGGAATTTAATCTTATGCCAACTTGTCACTTATTGTGCGGCAGCTGCAGCTGCTTCACCATCATCACCTGCAGGAACAGCAAGCAGTTCACATAGCAGTCCATCAGGTATGAGAGAATTAAAGACAGGCTCACCAATTTAGATATGAGAAGTTATTTTGTTGAAAATGGAATTTCATTGTTCAATGTTTGCATCGATGCAGGAAGTGGAATACAGATTGTTCCATCATCGGATAGCTCATCAGATGGAAGCAATAGCAAACTGTCATTTTCTCTGttattcttcctcctctccaTTGCATCAGTTTCTTCCATCTTCACCAGCTTTTAAGTTCTGATTGTCCACTGTCGGCCCTGTCGCCTGTAGTATGTCCTACACATATATCCATGATTCTCTAAATTTCTTATTCTTGTTCCCTAGTTGAGTGGGattgtattatttattcttttgaGATGGGTCTTCATGATTTTGTACGACGAGCCATCTCGCTCTCCCTCTCAATATAAAGATGAAATATTAGTTACCGAATGACTGGAAAATTGGAGATCTGTAGATCCTGTAAGCAATTCCATGTTCatcattcttttatttatttattttttatttggggtGTGGGGGTGTTGGGGGAAGGCAATTCATCAATCAAGAACCAAGGACGAACTGCAAGGAAATCAATTATAAGAcaagggagaaaggagagatAATAGTGAATCAAAATTACTCACCTTTATTCAACCCACCCTCCCACctccaaaaaaccaaaaagtgCCACAAGTGCAAACGTATCATTGGGTGCATGCTTTACATGttacaaaagaaaatattctGGAACTGGTGCAAAATTCAATTTAGAAGAATTGTTTTCAAGGTAATTGAGATTGATACATGGTGGAAAGTAGTTAAGAGTCTTAAAACAACACAGAAAACTGAAAAGCAAAGTTTACTGTACACTTTGCTACAAAATGCAAATACATAGATGAGATGCATCCTCAAGTAACATGCTTTACGCCACTATCTCCAGAGATGCCAGGGTTTCCCCAGGAGTGTCTCAAACTGCAAGCCAAACCCTAATCAGAATTTAGGACATAGAATCCAATGGCTAATCTCCAAGCATTCTCTGCGTATACCCGGCAATCTTTGTTTGTCCCAACCGGGAAGTCCAACCGAGCAACATTAAGTGATTGatgtaaattttctttttcatctgtTTCACAAAATGGGTAAACAAAATCAGTGAGCACATATCTACCCACTACTGGGTACTGAAATGGCTCCAGTGTCAGCATTCAACACATACGCAGAATGCTGAACCTACTGAAGTAGTGGACCATAAAAAATAGTATTCATGAGTTCATCAATATTTCTTTAATTACTGTTAGAGGATTATTAATCGCACATAGTAATGAGTATTATGTTGAATTCTAAATTTTTGTATGAATTgtaacccccacccccaaaaaataaagataaaaataatttatgtaACTAGAATGTGATGTAGCCATAATGTCACTAGTCATGACCTCACCAGCATTTAATGTCCACTccactttctccctctcttccaaCTGCTCTTTTGCAATGCCTATATTCCAACGGctagttctccctttccctaTACGGCTATAAGTATTTGTATTGTGAAgtataaaaaagaagagaagaatattttGATTCCAATGTAACCTCTTGTGGTGAGTCCCACTCTTGGTTTGAGTAAGTCCTCATTCGAGTTTGAGGCCTCTCTTGAGATGAGTAAGTCCCACACTTGGGTTGAGTGAGTCCCCAAGCGATTTAAAGTTAAGCGCTCATCTCTGACCCTTGTTATCTTGTACTTGGTTCCTATTTTTGGCAACAGAATTCTTCTGAATTTTcgagttctttttttttagcagtatcaacttggtatcaaagcaagtTCAGATCTTTAGCTAGACAAGATGGTCACCCCAACCTCAAGGACAAGTTCTTTCAAAGTGGGGAGAATGATGTAATCATAATGTCACTAGTCATTAATGATCCCATGACATCATAATTCATAAGCATTTAATTCTCACGccactttctccctctctttcaaaGGTTCTTTTTCAACAGCTCTATTCCAACGGCTCTATTTCAGCGGCTAGTACTCCCTTCCCTATATATGTTTGTATTCGGAAGTATAGTAAATAAGAGAAGAATAATTTGGTTCCAATAGCTCTTGTGCCGCGTCCCAGCCTCTTTCGCAGTCAAAACTCTCCTCTCTAGTGGGAACAGCCGGGCCAAAAGCCTCATTTCCTTCCAATAATTCAAGCGACTTAGTCAATAGAAAAGTCATCTCACTGAACATTGAATTATTTATGTtcagtttgtctcaaattcttgacctgttctgacatattttggtggcgacccgaatgggaagttttttgagatctgtgatggaagcctAGGGTCGACCCGTGACCGGATTGACCgagacccgatgggtcgacccgctaCTTGGAGTAcataatgtattgttgtcttgttgagaaagtcatcgTATTTGGGGAGGGTTTCGAGCTAGGGCTTCAAGgcaagttttctcgccgctgtttgggtgtaatctctcttctacatagtgaaacatctttttcttcgcccgaggacgtagcacgccacattggtgtgtgaacctcgttaaatctctgtgttgtgcgaatctattgtctatttattttcgtatttttctTGATGTTTGCACTAACAATTAAAAACCTCCTGGTGAGTGAGTCCCACTCTTGGGTTAAGTGAGTCCTTGTTTGAGTTTGAGGCCCTCTTGGGGTGAGTCCACAAACTACCTCAGAATTAAGTTGTCCTCTCTGACCCTTGTATTTGGTTCCTTATTATTGGCAATAGAATTCTTCTATATTTTCAAGTTTACTTTTTGAGCTGCATCAGCTgccaattaaaaataaataaatttaggaAACATTGAACTCATAACTCTAGCCGTTGTTACGTATGGCATGCTAAGCAATAATTAGTTCAACATTAAACCTAATTACCAAAGGTGTGACACATGTCAATCCAACCAATATAAGTactaaagtgaaaaaaaaaaaaaaaaaaaaaaacgtgtaATGCAATTACCGCAAATCCCATAAGTATGCCAGAAAGCATTCAATATCAAATTCAGTACACTTTAAACCTCATATTCTTTGGATTTGGTATCAAATACAAGAATTGGGTCAGCTATAGTAGTCAGTAGAGAATGATGACTATTTAGAACTTACAAAATGAGTCGCTTCAAGTAAGAAAACCTTCGTCCACATTAGAAAAGTTCAAGTACTATAGTGCCTCAAAAAGTTATGCAGCCCTCAAAATACTTATGATGATGCACAAGTACAAAAGTAAATGTTGAAGAGGAAACCTTGAGAATTAATAAGTTGGGAAGCTTGCATGATTGAAGCAAGTAGCTCGTTTAAGATGACACACTACAGAAAGGAAGATTATATTtaaggaaaatatgaaaaataattcCCCAAAGTATAGAAATTACTTGCCCAATTTTTATTtaaggaaaatatgaaaaatcaacccaatttttatttaaaatctcCTGGTgtcaacatagttgtcacggtgtcaaggcaacccaaggcggtggagggatggctaatcgatttggcagACTATGGCGCTGCCATGAcgatcaaatcgcccatgtgttattttttattttccctattttctaaagttattttgtatgttataatatgggaaaaggataggtatgctagcgcatTACCTAGGAATAATGTATGCTAGCGGGATTTTAACCGTtagatgaaacaaataaaatctcATCCGTTCATGTGGCGAGGTCTTACAGAACCTACCCAATATCGCTGCTCCATGGTATCCTTTGCCATCATACCGTGACCGTGACGCCGAAGAACTTCTTTGGTGAGTTTATGCCGGCGAAAAACTTGACCATGGGTGTCATCTTGATCCCCCAGAACCGCCTCTGACCACCACCTTGGTTCTGAGAACTTCTTTGGTTTACGCCAGCAAAAAACTTGACCATGGGCGTCACCTTGATCCGTCAAAACAGTCTCCGACCACCACCTTCGTTCTGGTCTTGCCCAACTCCGTCTTCGGAAGAAGAGGAAGCGAGCTCCACTACCTAGATCTTCCAACAGCGGGAATGATGAGACCCATCGAGAGGCTTGTAGTCTTTTCTATTCCACTTCCCCCTAATCCCTTTGTACAAACTCGATGAGATTCCTTCCATTATCGTCATCCATTTCTTCTACTTTTGTTCCTATTCGAATAACtcaaatcttcatttcttcctttttagcagagagaggagagaggggaggggTTGGTGTTTCGCGAATGGCAATTGATGACAATCCATTCGAATAACTCAAATCTTCATCAATCAATGACAATCCATTATCGTCATCATTTTCTTGCCCTCCAAGATGTTCATCTCTGGCTACAACGTGGTAGAACTGGGTTTGGGATGCGAGTAATTTCAGCCGCCTTGGCAGAGTCCCAAGCTTCGCGAACTTCTCCATAAAATCTAATATTTCATCtggggtttggtttgatttaaggaGAGAGAGGAAGCGCTCAATGTCTTTGGAGATCTTGGGAAGGCTGGAATCGAGATCGGAAGTGGATGAAGAGTCTTTAGTGGTTTCAAGGTTCTTTAGGGTGGTTGTGTCCTAGTTATTCTCATCGtcgttggtggtggtggtggtggtggtggtgatggtggtggtggcggcctCTGTAGAGTTGTTGAGAGCGTCGGATTTGGATTCACCGGCGAAGGATTCAGATGCTGGAAAAATAAGGTGTAGCAGCGATGGATTGAAGCTTTGGAccttttctctccatccaacagtTACATTTAGGATGAATAAATCCTACAGCTAATAttccgctagcattcctaattcctaggtactacgctagcatacctatccctctcccttataatatataccctatgacataaaaaaccaatcaacatcaagtcataaaaatcaacatagtcacactcacatca
This Macadamia integrifolia cultivar HAES 741 chromosome 10, SCU_Mint_v3, whole genome shotgun sequence DNA region includes the following protein-coding sequences:
- the LOC122091546 gene encoding non-specific lipid transfer protein GPI-anchored 5-like — protein: MARRAMEIMGLVAVLMAMLWAGASAQSSCTNALVSMSPCLNYITGNTSTPSSSCCSQLASVVSSQPQCLCQVLNGGGSSLGININQTQALALPDACNVQTPPVSKCNAAAASPSSPAGTASSSHSSPSGSGIQIVPSSDSSSDGSNSKLSFSLLFFLLSIASVSSIFTSF